GCCCGCCTGCCGTCAGCGCCATCAGGCCCAACCATCCCATCATTCGCGTAAGCGTCATAACCATTGCCGGTGTTGATTGCATTTGGTGACCATATCCTGCGCCTAGCCGGGCCGTCTGACAAGTCCGGAGCGCAGGAGGCCTCCCTCATACGCAAGATATGGCGTAGCATACCCTCCATGGCCCGCCTTGGTCATGCAACCTTCTTCGGCCCGCAGCGAGTCCCCATTCCTTGGTGGGCCTCATTGCCAACCGGCAAACAAAAGTATGGAAAAACCGCCTGAACGCCGTTAAATGGTTGCATGCACCTCGCCACGCACACTCGCCAGCCGTTGGAGGGACCTTGTGCCTCCTCCCCCCGCAACTCACCGCCCCTGGGCGCAAGCTTGCTTTGGGTATTCTTGGGCGCCAGCCTCCTGCTGCCGTCGTTGCAGGGGCAATCCCCCACGCCGCAGAACTGGACCGCCCAGCAGGATCATCGCCTCATGATGGAGCAACTGGGCATTACCCGGCTGCGTCCGGGGCCTGCCGCCCAGCCCGGCCGCACCAATTCCGCCAACTATGATCCGGCCAAGGCCAATCCCTATCCTGATTTGCCCGACCTGCTGACCCTGAAAAATGGCCAGAAGGTCACCACGCCAGAGCAGTGGTGGAAACTCCGCCGCCCGGAAATCGTGGAGGACTACGAGCGCGAAGTCCTTGGGCGGGTCCCCCGCAACGTGCCCAAGGTGACTTGGCAGGTGGTGTCGCAGGCCACCGATCGAGTGGTGGGCAATCTGCCGGTCCTGGCCAAACGCCTGGTTGGCTGCGTGGACAACTCCTTGTTCACCAACATCCAGGTCGAGATCCAGTTTACTCTGGTCACCCCGCTGGAGGCCACCCAACCGGTGCCGGTGCTGATGATGTTTGGCGGCTTCGGCAGCGGTTTCCCGCGCCGTCCCGGTGAGGCGGCCCCCGGCCCGCCCGGCTTTTTGGGCGGTGGCAATCGGAGCGGCGATCCCCCCTCCACCGAGCAGCTCATCGCCAACGGTTGGGGCTACGCCATTTTGAATCCCAACAGCATTCAAGCCGACAACGGCGCCGGCCTGACCAGAGGCATCATCGGATTGGTGAACCGTGGCCAGCCGCGCCAGCCGGAGGATTGGGGCGCGCTGCGCGCCTGGGCGTGGGGCGCGGCCCGGGCGCTGGACTATCTGGAAACCGATCCCAAGGTGGACGCCAAACGCGTGGGCATCGAGGGCGTGTCGCGCTTTGGCAAGGCGGCCTTGGTGACCCTGGCCTTCGAGCCGCGTTTTGCCGTGGCTTTAGTGGGGTCTTCCGGCAAGGGCGGCGCCACGCTGTTGCGGCGCAACTTTGGCGAGGCCGTGGAAACGCTGGCCAGTTCAGGGGAATACCACTGGATGGCGGGCAACTTCTTGAAGTATGCCGCCGCGGAGGGCCGACACGGCGCCAAAACGCCCGCCGATTTGCCGGTGGATTCGCACATGCTGATCGCCTTGTGCGCCCCGCGCCCGGTGTTCATCAGTTACGGCATTCCCGAGCGGGGGGATGCCCTATGGCTGGATCAACAGGGCAGTTTCATGGCTGCAGTGGCCGCCCAGCCGGTCTTCCGCCTCCTGGGCGCCAGGGACTTGGGGGTCAAGGAAGACTATCGCACGGCACCCATGCCGCCCGTGGGGGTGGGGTTGCTGGAAGGAGAACTGGCCTGGCGCCAGCATGACGGCGGGCATGAAAGCCAGTCCAACATGAAACATTTTCTGGTTTGGGCCAATCGGCTGCTCCGGCACACCCCGCCGGCGCGCAACCAGAAAACGGAGCCTTGACCCCGGCAGATGACCGGCATAATAAAGCCGACACTTTTTGCAGATGAAATT
The nucleotide sequence above comes from Verrucomicrobiia bacterium. Encoded proteins:
- a CDS encoding acetylxylan esterase; its protein translation is MHLATHTRQPLEGPCASSPRNSPPLGASLLWVFLGASLLLPSLQGQSPTPQNWTAQQDHRLMMEQLGITRLRPGPAAQPGRTNSANYDPAKANPYPDLPDLLTLKNGQKVTTPEQWWKLRRPEIVEDYEREVLGRVPRNVPKVTWQVVSQATDRVVGNLPVLAKRLVGCVDNSLFTNIQVEIQFTLVTPLEATQPVPVLMMFGGFGSGFPRRPGEAAPGPPGFLGGGNRSGDPPSTEQLIANGWGYAILNPNSIQADNGAGLTRGIIGLVNRGQPRQPEDWGALRAWAWGAARALDYLETDPKVDAKRVGIEGVSRFGKAALVTLAFEPRFAVALVGSSGKGGATLLRRNFGEAVETLASSGEYHWMAGNFLKYAAAEGRHGAKTPADLPVDSHMLIALCAPRPVFISYGIPERGDALWLDQQGSFMAAVAAQPVFRLLGARDLGVKEDYRTAPMPPVGVGLLEGELAWRQHDGGHESQSNMKHFLVWANRLLRHTPPARNQKTEP